One genomic segment of Chroogloeocystis siderophila 5.2 s.c.1 includes these proteins:
- a CDS encoding class I SAM-dependent methyltransferase, whose amino-acid sequence MPAVNNKQIYSTVEFDAWAYGENLLDEEKYLIETYLNKESKILEAGTGGGRILLEMKKMGFKSLHGYDYMPEYIEQAKQRDPESSICFTVQDATQLKYSDSSFDQIVYLQQIVSLIENKIERSKAIQEAYRVLKKQGIALFSFLCLDSRRQSIQYLSFLMYLHITRKIRGSHCSLHYLPWLKLGGKPNWNALCDRQPYTYWYSLHEAVQALNKVGFTILAIGSTYQIQQRQMYASPESLVDEPIKGMLYCVCQKT is encoded by the coding sequence ATGCCAGCAGTTAATAACAAGCAGATATACAGCACTGTAGAGTTTGATGCTTGGGCATATGGAGAAAATTTACTTGATGAGGAAAAGTATCTTATAGAAACTTATTTAAATAAAGAAAGCAAGATACTAGAAGCTGGAACGGGAGGCGGTAGAATTTTACTAGAAATGAAAAAAATGGGATTTAAGTCACTCCATGGCTATGACTATATGCCTGAGTATATTGAACAAGCTAAACAAAGAGATCCTGAATCTAGTATTTGTTTTACAGTGCAGGATGCAACACAGTTAAAGTATTCAGATTCTAGTTTCGATCAGATTGTTTATTTGCAGCAGATTGTCAGTCTCATCGAAAATAAGATTGAGCGTAGTAAGGCGATTCAAGAAGCATATCGAGTTTTAAAAAAGCAAGGAATCGCTTTGTTTTCGTTTCTTTGCCTTGATTCGAGGAGGCAAAGTATTCAATACTTGTCATTTTTAATGTATCTTCATATAACTAGAAAGATACGTGGTTCACATTGCTCGCTGCACTATCTTCCTTGGCTAAAGTTAGGTGGAAAACCTAACTGGAATGCACTGTGCGATCGCCAACCGTATACATATTGGTATAGTTTACACGAGGCGGTTCAAGCTTTAAATAAAGTAGGTTTTACAATACTGGCAATTGGTTCAACCTATCAAATTCAACAGCGACAAATGTATGCATCTCCTGAAAGTTTGGTCGATGAACCGATTAAAGGAATGCTTTACTGTGTTTGTCAAAAAACTTGA
- a CDS encoding sugar transferase has product MKSQKSRYLYDLSRIGKSLIDKIAAIIALSLLSPVMLGVAIAIIIQIGRPIFFTQPRPGKDGKIFDFYKFRSMTNDCDAQGNLLPDEQRLTPIGQFLRRTSLDELPQLWNVLKGDMSIVGPRPLLVKYLDRYTPEQARRHEVKPGITGLAQINGRNTLSWEERFKLDVWYVDHWSLWLDLKILVLTVWKVLQREGITQQGCATCEEFQGQNQDRVAT; this is encoded by the coding sequence ATGAAAAGTCAGAAGTCTCGTTATCTTTATGATTTAAGCCGTATAGGAAAATCTTTAATAGATAAAATCGCGGCAATTATTGCTTTAAGTTTGTTGTCTCCGGTTATGCTGGGAGTGGCGATCGCAATTATTATCCAGATTGGGCGACCAATTTTTTTTACGCAGCCGCGTCCTGGTAAAGATGGCAAAATTTTTGACTTTTACAAGTTTCGCTCGATGACCAACGACTGTGACGCGCAAGGAAACTTGCTTCCTGACGAACAACGTCTAACGCCAATCGGGCAATTTCTGCGCCGCACGAGTTTAGACGAGTTACCACAACTGTGGAATGTACTCAAAGGCGATATGAGCATCGTTGGTCCTCGCCCGTTACTTGTTAAGTACCTTGATCGCTACACTCCTGAACAAGCACGTCGTCATGAGGTCAAGCCTGGCATTACTGGTTTAGCACAAATCAATGGACGGAATACGCTTTCGTGGGAAGAAAGATTCAAACTCGATGTTTGGTACGTTGACCATTGGAGTTTGTGGCTCGATCTTAAAATTCTTGTGCTGACGGTGTGGAAAGTTCTACAGCGTGAAGGTATTACTCAACAAGGTTGTGCGACGTGCGAAGAATTTCAAGGGCAAAATCAGGATCGAGTAGCAACATAA
- a CDS encoding glycosyltransferase, producing MPKLLIVTTIPATVRAFLLPYIAHFRAQGWQVDAMAAAITDCSECTTACDRVWDVTWSRNPLDPRNFIDAPQQIQQVLAQQNYDLVHVHTPVAAFVTRYAINRWQNQRKPKVIYTAHGFHFYHGGSPVKNTIFLTLEKLAGRWTDYLVVINREDEQAAKQHQIVSAAKIRYMPGIGVDTNYYNPQTVARTDVAQLREELGLTSENVLFLSIAEFIPRKRHRDLLQAFALLKPHTHLALAGTGVLQPQLQSLAAQLGIAQRVHFLGLRRDIPVLIRASVATLLVSAQEGLPRSVMESLSLEVPVIGTQIRGIQDLLPSELLVPLGDIAGIARVMNWVLEHPQAAQNLGKKGRDRMADYDLRQIMAMHEKLYTEALLCTMSKSI from the coding sequence ATGCCTAAACTTTTGATAGTTACGACGATTCCAGCTACTGTGCGCGCGTTTCTTTTACCCTATATCGCGCACTTTCGCGCCCAAGGTTGGCAAGTCGATGCTATGGCAGCAGCAATCACCGATTGTTCTGAGTGTACGACTGCGTGCGATCGCGTTTGGGATGTTACATGGTCGCGCAACCCTCTCGATCCGCGCAATTTTATTGATGCACCGCAACAAATTCAACAAGTTCTCGCGCAACAAAATTACGATCTAGTCCACGTTCATACACCAGTTGCGGCGTTTGTTACACGTTATGCGATCAATCGTTGGCAAAATCAAAGAAAACCAAAAGTCATCTACACAGCGCACGGTTTTCACTTTTATCATGGTGGATCGCCAGTCAAAAATACGATCTTTCTCACATTAGAAAAACTGGCGGGGCGTTGGACAGATTATCTTGTTGTGATTAATCGTGAAGACGAACAAGCCGCAAAGCAACACCAAATCGTATCTGCGGCAAAAATTCGCTATATGCCAGGAATTGGAGTTGATACCAATTACTATAATCCGCAGACAGTTGCTCGCACTGATGTCGCGCAGCTACGCGAAGAATTAGGATTGACGTCAGAAAATGTACTCTTTTTGTCGATTGCAGAATTCATTCCACGCAAGCGTCATCGCGATCTTCTCCAAGCCTTTGCTTTGTTAAAACCACATACCCACTTAGCATTAGCAGGAACAGGAGTATTACAACCACAGTTACAAAGTTTAGCCGCGCAATTGGGAATTGCTCAACGCGTTCATTTTCTGGGATTGCGACGCGATATTCCGGTTCTGATTCGCGCTTCAGTCGCGACCCTACTTGTTTCAGCGCAAGAAGGATTACCCCGAAGTGTGATGGAGTCTCTCAGCTTAGAGGTTCCTGTCATTGGTACGCAAATTAGAGGTATTCAGGATTTATTACCATCAGAACTTTTGGTTCCACTAGGAGATATTGCTGGAATCGCACGGGTAATGAATTGGGTATTAGAACATCCGCAAGCTGCGCAAAATTTAGGCAAAAAAGGACGCGATCGCATGGCTGATTATGACTTACGCCAGATTATGGCGATGCATGAAAAACTCTATACTGAAGCCTTGCTATGTACGATGTCAAAGTCTATCTAA
- a CDS encoding GNAT family N-acetyltransferase has translation MNKLIECLVLDFSHPLWKQTLNDLRHDFYHLPEYVALEARRINAIAEAILITEGDKIFFLPYLLRSCNTLFTRQFEIDFFDVISPYGYPGILLNEAANTPDFLDIAFQQLIHQLSSKKVCSAFLRLHPILNQNLSEYPYCKFNGETVSVDLKLSLTEIWHQTRPEHRNKINKNKRTGMSAKIVPFAEYIDIFVELYEQTMDRVGATQSYYFGRDYFVQLSQALKHQMHLCVVELNDEIICGGIFTEVCRIVQYHLGGTKSAFLKQAPSKLMFDYVRIWAKERGNEFLHLGGGVGGAKDSLYHFKAGFSKQRHSFSTIRLVVNQKNYDDLVKVRAKELGISVAELLNSDFFPAYRAHI, from the coding sequence TTGAACAAATTAATAGAGTGTCTAGTTCTTGACTTTTCACATCCTTTGTGGAAGCAGACTCTAAATGACTTACGCCATGATTTTTATCATCTACCTGAATACGTAGCTTTGGAAGCAAGAAGAATCAATGCAATTGCTGAAGCTATTTTAATTACTGAAGGCGATAAAATTTTCTTCCTCCCCTATTTGTTACGCTCGTGCAATACGCTATTTACACGTCAGTTTGAAATAGATTTTTTTGATGTTATCTCTCCTTACGGCTACCCTGGAATTCTGCTCAACGAAGCAGCAAATACGCCAGATTTTCTAGATATCGCATTTCAGCAGTTAATTCATCAACTATCGAGTAAAAAAGTCTGTTCAGCTTTTTTACGGCTTCATCCCATACTCAATCAAAATTTGAGCGAGTATCCATACTGCAAATTCAACGGAGAAACTGTTTCAGTTGATTTAAAACTATCGCTTACAGAAATATGGCATCAAACTCGCCCAGAACATCGCAATAAAATTAACAAAAATAAACGCACTGGGATGTCAGCAAAAATAGTACCGTTTGCAGAATACATTGACATTTTTGTCGAGCTTTACGAACAAACAATGGATCGTGTAGGTGCAACACAGTCTTACTATTTTGGTAGAGATTACTTTGTTCAGTTGTCGCAAGCATTAAAGCATCAAATGCATTTGTGTGTCGTAGAATTAAACGATGAAATCATTTGTGGTGGCATATTTACCGAAGTGTGTAGGATAGTTCAGTATCACTTAGGTGGAACAAAATCAGCTTTTTTAAAACAAGCGCCTAGTAAACTTATGTTTGACTATGTCCGTATTTGGGCAAAAGAACGCGGTAATGAATTTTTACACCTAGGTGGTGGCGTCGGCGGAGCAAAAGATAGTTTGTATCATTTTAAAGCTGGTTTTTCTAAACAAAGACATAGTTTCTCGACTATCCGTTTAGTTGTCAATCAGAAAAACTACGACGATTTAGTAAAAGTGCGTGCAAAAGAGTTAGGTATTTCGGTAGCAGAGTTACTAAATTCTGACTTTTTTCCTGCTTATCGGGCACATATCTAA
- a CDS encoding aminotransferase class I/II-fold pyridoxal phosphate-dependent enzyme, translating into MIKPILLSTPHMGDRELEFVREAFETNWIAPVGPHVDTFEQEFCQAIGTNHAAAVSSGTAALHLALRLVGIEPGDEVICSTLTFIATASPITYLGAKPIFIDSDRTSWNMNPDLLRETLAKQAHQGKLPKAVVVVHLYGQSADLAPIVEVCNEYEIPLIEDAAEALGATYKGRSPGTFGRIGIFSFNGNKIITTSGGGMLVSEDADLVAKARFLATQARDPAPHYQHSEIGYNYRLSNVLAGIGRGQLHVLEDRVAARRRNFTIYQQALAKFPGIEFMPEADFGRATRWLTCLTVDAKAFGVDREQIRIALAQQQIEVRPVWKPLHLQPVFRECECVGGAIAEDLFNNGLCLPSGSNLTLEDLDRVIQAIAHLHR; encoded by the coding sequence GTGATTAAACCAATTCTCCTTTCGACACCACACATGGGCGATCGCGAACTAGAGTTCGTTAGAGAAGCTTTTGAGACGAATTGGATTGCGCCTGTTGGTCCGCACGTTGATACGTTTGAGCAAGAATTCTGTCAAGCTATTGGTACAAATCATGCTGCGGCGGTTAGTTCGGGAACCGCAGCGTTGCATTTAGCATTGCGACTTGTTGGTATTGAACCAGGCGATGAAGTGATTTGCTCAACACTCACGTTTATTGCAACCGCAAGCCCAATTACTTATTTAGGGGCAAAACCGATATTTATCGATAGCGATCGCACTTCGTGGAATATGAATCCTGATTTGTTGCGGGAAACTTTAGCAAAGCAAGCGCATCAAGGAAAGTTACCTAAAGCTGTCGTTGTTGTCCATCTGTACGGACAAAGTGCGGATCTTGCCCCAATCGTTGAGGTGTGTAATGAGTACGAGATTCCACTGATTGAAGACGCGGCGGAGGCGTTGGGTGCGACGTACAAAGGGCGATCGCCAGGTACGTTTGGGCGCATTGGCATTTTTTCGTTTAATGGCAACAAAATTATCACAACCTCTGGCGGAGGAATGTTAGTGTCTGAAGATGCGGATTTAGTCGCCAAAGCGCGTTTTTTAGCGACGCAAGCGCGAGATCCTGCACCCCACTATCAGCACTCGGAAATTGGTTACAACTATCGCTTGAGTAATGTTTTAGCTGGAATTGGGCGCGGACAGTTGCACGTTTTAGAAGATCGCGTTGCCGCCCGACGGCGCAATTTTACGATTTATCAACAAGCTTTGGCTAAGTTCCCTGGAATTGAATTTATGCCAGAAGCTGATTTTGGACGTGCTACGCGTTGGTTAACGTGCTTAACAGTTGATGCTAAGGCGTTTGGAGTTGATCGCGAACAAATTCGCATCGCACTGGCGCAACAACAAATCGAAGTGCGTCCGGTATGGAAGCCATTACACTTGCAACCTGTCTTTCGTGAATGTGAGTGCGTCGGTGGCGCGATCGCCGAAGATTTATTTAATAACGGTTTGTGTTTGCCATCGGGTTCTAATTTAACTCTTGAAGACTTAGACCGCGTGATTCAAGCGATCGCGCATCTCCACCGCTAA
- a CDS encoding glycosyltransferase family 39 protein, producing the protein MYWIDEVHTSVRVVGYKKTEFVDEVPSDRIINIKDLQVFQRLSPERNWFDTINALAANAEHTPAYYAIARLAMQMFGSSVAVTRGVAAVISLFVFPCVHWLCLELFAAPLVGWIAMALVAVSPIHVLYAQEARQYSLLTVTTLLASIAFLRAIRQKRKLSWGVYALTVVLGLYSHLLFLLVSFAHGVYLLLREQFCVTKNFLAYLIASLVAIATLTPWIILYFINASSIGEWTARAISFNTLIQRWLLNFTALFFDIQVSYNNVQFFDVEAGNDIQFNTNDILPYIITVFIVLVVYAFYILYSRTSTSSWLFLVTLLVVTSISLVLPDLISGGQRSSIARYLLPGYLAIQVAVAYLFANHLTASLKYLQQKVWQFILAIVLASGVVSCIVSAQAETWWNKYSSYYNPDVANIINQANQPLVISSQRRVSRITSLSYELDPQVSILLVSETEVPDDIKRFSEIFLFRPDAELQAKLQNNPKYKLELIHASGQLWIVQITA; encoded by the coding sequence GTGTATTGGATTGATGAGGTGCATACTTCAGTACGCGTTGTTGGCTACAAGAAAACAGAATTTGTTGATGAAGTACCCAGTGATCGCATTATTAATATTAAAGATTTACAAGTCTTCCAACGCTTATCGCCGGAAAGAAATTGGTTCGATACAATCAATGCTTTAGCTGCGAATGCTGAACATACACCAGCCTATTATGCGATCGCCCGTTTAGCAATGCAAATGTTTGGAAGTTCCGTTGCTGTCACTCGTGGTGTAGCGGCTGTTATTAGTTTATTCGTCTTTCCCTGCGTTCACTGGTTATGTTTAGAGTTATTTGCTGCGCCACTTGTGGGGTGGATTGCGATGGCTTTAGTCGCAGTTTCTCCAATACACGTACTGTATGCCCAAGAAGCAAGACAGTATAGTTTACTGACTGTGACTACCTTACTAGCTAGTATTGCTTTTTTACGCGCTATCCGTCAGAAGAGAAAGTTAAGCTGGGGAGTATATGCTTTAACCGTCGTTTTGGGTTTATATTCTCATCTTCTATTTCTTTTAGTTTCTTTCGCACATGGTGTTTATTTGTTGCTTCGAGAGCAATTTTGCGTAACTAAGAATTTTCTTGCTTATCTCATTGCTTCCTTAGTTGCGATCGCGACATTAACTCCCTGGATAATTCTATATTTTATTAATGCAAGTAGTATTGGTGAATGGACAGCGCGGGCAATTAGTTTTAATACTTTAATACAAAGATGGTTATTAAATTTTACTGCTTTATTTTTTGATATCCAAGTTTCTTATAATAACGTCCAGTTCTTTGATGTTGAAGCAGGTAACGATATTCAATTTAATACAAATGATATCTTGCCATATATAATTACTGTATTTATAGTGCTAGTTGTATATGCGTTTTATATTTTATATAGTCGTACATCAACATCCAGTTGGTTATTCCTCGTTACACTTTTAGTTGTTACTAGTATAAGCTTGGTGCTACCAGATTTAATTTCTGGCGGACAACGCTCAAGTATCGCGAGATATTTGTTACCAGGATATCTTGCTATCCAAGTAGCTGTTGCTTATTTATTTGCTAACCATTTAACGGCGTCTTTGAAATATTTGCAGCAAAAAGTTTGGCAATTTATTTTGGCGATCGTACTAGCGAGTGGAGTTGTATCTTGTATTGTGAGTGCGCAAGCTGAAACTTGGTGGAACAAGTATAGTAGTTATTACAATCCTGATGTTGCCAATATTATCAATCAAGCAAATCAGCCACTTGTGATAAGTAGTCAAAGGCGAGTAAGTCGTATTACTTCGCTAAGCTATGAACTCGATCCTCAAGTAAGCATATTATTGGTAAGTGAAACTGAAGTTCCTGACGATATCAAGCGATTTAGTGAAATTTTCTTATTTAGACCTGATGCAGAGTTGCAAGCAAAATTACAAAACAACCCTAAGTATAAATTAGAACTTATCCATGCTTCTGGTCAACTTTGGATCGTACAAATAACAGCGTAA
- a CDS encoding O-antigen ligase family protein, with translation MNPILEQKQNLIFYYQCVLAVAAVVVFFSDIDLYFFRTGQAPAPVTLVFLFGFGAIPLLLSIFSRIQYFSLPIVVWCSSYLLISLFSFILFLSSDAGYQELRLRILSVLFFLIMLLIFSKYHAVQLSARYATIIIGIMGVINNIYELINPLVFGGFNDTGRPAGFYVDPNRTGCALVLSVIFGTGLVPQKYRPYFIALIGLGILLTFSRGAILGWLLVVLIFIKNNVISKNQLIYWLLGAGIVAFVVGFSIDNLINVNQLPYGVRERIEWFENPTASEHSADSRMQILIAGWQLFAQSPLWGNGIASTIDWNYKISTHNMYLVFMADHGFLGSLIMPLFVCAVTQSTKGENRYIALSFTVFILLWGLFSHTILEDRFILLSFALMAALSVTSQQAEKYHLWQE, from the coding sequence ATGAATCCTATTTTAGAGCAAAAGCAAAATTTAATCTTTTATTACCAATGTGTTTTGGCAGTCGCGGCTGTTGTTGTTTTCTTTTCTGATATAGACCTTTATTTTTTCCGAACAGGACAAGCCCCTGCACCTGTCACATTGGTTTTTCTGTTTGGATTTGGCGCGATTCCTTTACTCTTATCAATATTTAGTAGAATTCAATATTTCTCATTACCTATTGTTGTTTGGTGTAGCAGTTATCTATTAATATCTTTGTTTTCCTTTATCTTGTTTTTATCTTCTGATGCTGGCTATCAAGAGTTAAGATTAAGAATTTTATCAGTGTTGTTTTTCTTAATAATGTTATTGATATTTTCAAAATATCATGCAGTGCAACTATCAGCAAGATATGCAACTATTATTATTGGCATTATGGGAGTTATTAATAATATTTATGAATTAATTAATCCATTAGTATTTGGTGGCTTTAATGATACTGGTCGACCAGCGGGATTTTATGTAGATCCAAACAGAACTGGATGTGCTTTGGTGTTAAGCGTGATTTTTGGAACTGGATTAGTTCCTCAAAAGTACCGTCCTTATTTCATTGCGCTGATAGGATTAGGAATTTTGTTGACTTTTTCTAGAGGTGCTATTTTGGGATGGCTTTTAGTTGTTCTCATTTTTATTAAAAATAATGTGATTAGTAAAAACCAACTCATTTACTGGTTATTAGGAGCAGGAATTGTTGCTTTTGTTGTAGGCTTTTCAATTGATAACTTGATTAATGTTAATCAACTGCCGTACGGAGTAAGAGAGAGAATTGAATGGTTTGAAAACCCAACCGCGTCAGAACACTCTGCTGATTCGCGGATGCAAATTTTAATCGCGGGATGGCAGTTATTTGCACAAAGTCCGTTATGGGGAAACGGCATTGCTTCGACAATTGATTGGAACTACAAAATATCAACGCATAATATGTATTTGGTATTTATGGCGGATCATGGTTTTTTAGGTAGCTTGATTATGCCTTTGTTTGTTTGTGCAGTAACGCAGTCAACTAAAGGAGAAAACCGTTATATTGCCTTATCGTTTACTGTTTTTATTCTGTTGTGGGGTTTGTTTAGCCACACAATACTCGAAGATAGATTTATATTGTTGAGCTTTGCTTTGATGGCAGCTTTGAGTGTGACAAGCCAGCAAGCAGAAAAATATCACTTATGGCAGGAATGA
- a CDS encoding glycosyltransferase family 4 protein — MRIVHIITGLSAGGAEMMLYNLLSRTHRDRFYPIVVSLMDRGMLGDRISVLDIPVYTLGMQPGMLPTPDILWKLIRTLRQLQPNFIQGWMYHGNLAAYFASRFFAPKVPVVWGIHHSIAQLDAEKQMTQAIVKLSAKISHSPKKVVFVSQTSKAQHEAIGYCQQNSCVIPNGFDTTRFQPSSQARSEVRTTLGLAADTLLIGLFCRYHPMKDHANFFHAAALLTKKYANVHFLLAGTDVTLANQDLQQLIRIERSQVHLLGERSDIPQLMAALDIATLASAYGEAFPLVVGEAMACSVPCVVTDVGDSKWIVGDTGKVVPPKNPQALADAWQALIEIGSSKRTALGKAARTRIQENFALDPIVAQYQALYA, encoded by the coding sequence ATGAGAATTGTTCATATCATCACTGGACTTTCTGCGGGTGGTGCAGAGATGATGCTTTATAATCTTTTGTCCCGCACGCACCGCGATCGCTTTTACCCGATAGTTGTTTCCTTGATGGATCGCGGCATGTTGGGCGATCGCATTTCAGTGTTAGATATTCCTGTCTATACGCTAGGTATGCAGCCAGGGATGTTACCAACACCTGATATTCTTTGGAAATTAATTCGCACTTTACGTCAATTGCAACCTAATTTTATTCAAGGGTGGATGTATCATGGCAATTTAGCCGCATACTTTGCAAGTCGTTTTTTTGCGCCGAAAGTACCAGTCGTTTGGGGAATTCATCACTCGATTGCGCAACTCGATGCTGAAAAGCAAATGACACAAGCAATTGTCAAATTGAGTGCCAAAATATCTCATTCGCCAAAAAAGGTAGTTTTTGTCTCTCAAACAAGTAAAGCGCAGCACGAAGCTATAGGATATTGTCAGCAAAATAGCTGCGTGATTCCTAATGGTTTTGATACGACGCGGTTTCAACCTTCATCACAAGCAAGATCAGAAGTTCGCACAACTTTAGGATTAGCAGCGGATACTTTATTAATCGGATTATTCTGTCGTTATCATCCGATGAAAGACCATGCAAACTTTTTTCATGCAGCCGCACTTCTGACTAAGAAATATGCAAATGTCCATTTTTTGCTAGCTGGTACTGATGTCACTCTTGCCAATCAAGACTTACAACAACTTATTAGAATAGAGCGATCGCAGGTGCATCTTTTAGGTGAACGTAGTGACATACCACAGCTAATGGCAGCACTTGATATTGCAACTTTGGCATCTGCCTATGGTGAGGCATTTCCTTTAGTTGTTGGTGAGGCGATGGCGTGTAGTGTACCATGTGTTGTTACTGATGTCGGCGATTCTAAGTGGATTGTCGGCGATACAGGCAAAGTCGTACCGCCAAAAAATCCGCAAGCGCTTGCAGACGCTTGGCAAGCACTGATAGAAATTGGCTCGTCTAAGAGAACCGCTTTAGGAAAAGCTGCAAGAACAAGAATTCAAGAAAATTTCGCCCTCGATCCGATTGTTGCCCAGTATCAAGCTTTATATGCCTAA
- a CDS encoding GumC family protein, which produces MESREASTGFQQYWLMLKRRWIPASIAFSTIFALTAAGLLTRQPTYVAEGKLQFRRTSPTSSLTGLGTEIGQLEPLQYQNSPLDTEAEVMRSAPITTNTISRLNLTDQNGRLLSPNQFLRQLTVRTIAGTDVLQVTYKDRNPEQAAAVVNTLMTSYLENNIVNNRSAAAVARKFIEEQLPQAKATLQERESALRAFREQNNIVSLPEEKRTAVDTGADIQREINAIQTQLADARAQSALLQKQLGRGLEQASTATAASQLPGVQELLAEIQRVESQLAIDRGRFQADHPTVAALETRKAELERLLQQRVEGNFGRNQSPNLRGLQLSAYEQELTQDLARSEARRLGLESQLAALSNLQTAYTQKLNSIPRLEQQQADLERERDTAQATYNLLQQRYQEARIAENQNASNASIISAAFVPPEPAGSRQLSILAALLMGGFAAAATIYILEARDKSLKTVDEAKRVFGLPLLGIIPAFKKSEKPVVRQGDLERTIPDVVVWNAPRSPFSAVYRMLQANLKFLSSDKELKIIVISSAVPKEGKSTVAANLAATMAQSGRRVLLVDADMHRPVQHSIWETTNQAGLSNLLVGQAEFQTAIKSAIPNLDILPAGVTPPNPIALIDSQKMAALMTRFTKDYDFTIIDTPAINVDAEAPILGKMADGVLLVVRPGVSDANNAALAKQFLQQSNQNILGLVVNGVVPENEPQSYYYFSQEYNTANANSAPTAVQPKAKK; this is translated from the coding sequence ATGGAATCTAGGGAAGCTTCTACAGGATTCCAGCAGTACTGGTTAATGTTAAAGCGGCGGTGGATACCTGCTTCGATCGCTTTTAGTACTATATTTGCCTTGACTGCTGCGGGTCTACTCACGCGTCAACCGACTTATGTTGCTGAAGGCAAGCTACAATTTCGCAGAACAAGCCCCACTTCATCGCTGACAGGTCTAGGAACAGAGATAGGGCAATTAGAGCCTTTGCAGTATCAGAATAGCCCTCTCGATACCGAAGCAGAAGTGATGCGCTCTGCACCAATTACCACAAACACGATCAGTAGACTCAATCTAACCGACCAAAACGGTAGACTGCTCTCGCCGAATCAGTTTTTAAGGCAACTCACCGTCAGAACAATTGCGGGTACTGATGTACTGCAAGTGACGTACAAAGACAGAAATCCAGAACAGGCGGCAGCAGTTGTCAATACTTTGATGACTTCGTACCTTGAGAACAATATAGTTAATAATCGTAGTGCAGCAGCAGTCGCCCGAAAATTTATAGAAGAGCAGTTACCACAAGCAAAAGCAACCTTACAAGAACGAGAATCAGCTTTACGCGCTTTCCGCGAACAAAATAATATTGTCTCGCTTCCCGAAGAAAAACGGACTGCCGTAGACACAGGTGCTGATATCCAGCGAGAAATAAATGCAATTCAAACACAGCTAGCGGATGCCAGGGCACAATCAGCACTGCTCCAAAAACAACTGGGTAGAGGCTTAGAACAAGCGAGTACCGCAACTGCCGCGAGTCAGTTACCTGGCGTACAAGAACTACTTGCAGAAATTCAACGCGTAGAATCGCAACTAGCAATTGATCGCGGGCGTTTTCAAGCGGATCATCCTACAGTTGCTGCTTTAGAAACCCGAAAAGCTGAATTAGAACGACTATTGCAACAGCGTGTAGAAGGAAACTTTGGACGTAACCAGTCTCCAAATCTGCGTGGCTTGCAACTTAGCGCGTATGAGCAAGAATTGACACAAGATTTGGCACGTTCGGAAGCAAGAAGACTAGGCTTAGAAAGCCAACTTGCAGCTTTATCTAACTTGCAAACTGCTTACACGCAGAAACTCAATAGCATTCCGCGATTAGAGCAACAGCAAGCCGATTTGGAGCGTGAACGTGATACCGCACAAGCTACTTATAATTTGTTACAGCAGCGTTACCAAGAAGCACGCATTGCAGAAAATCAGAATGCAAGCAACGCGAGCATCATTTCTGCGGCTTTTGTACCACCTGAACCCGCTGGTTCGCGCCAGCTATCGATTCTAGCCGCATTGTTAATGGGTGGGTTCGCAGCAGCAGCGACAATTTATATCCTAGAAGCACGCGATAAATCACTCAAAACCGTTGATGAAGCTAAGCGAGTTTTTGGTTTACCGCTGTTGGGAATTATCCCCGCCTTCAAAAAATCAGAAAAACCTGTGGTGCGGCAAGGCGATTTAGAACGGACAATTCCTGACGTTGTGGTGTGGAATGCACCGCGATCGCCTTTCAGTGCAGTGTATCGAATGTTACAGGCAAATCTGAAGTTTCTCAGTTCTGACAAAGAACTAAAAATTATTGTTATCTCTAGTGCAGTCCCAAAAGAAGGTAAATCGACCGTCGCGGCGAACTTAGCAGCAACGATGGCGCAATCAGGAAGAAGAGTTTTACTCGTAGATGCAGACATGCACCGTCCTGTGCAGCATTCTATTTGGGAAACAACCAATCAAGCAGGTTTAAGTAATCTTTTAGTCGGGCAAGCCGAATTTCAAACAGCGATCAAATCCGCAATACCTAACTTAGACATTCTTCCGGCGGGAGTGACACCGCCTAATCCGATCGCGTTAATCGATTCCCAAAAAATGGCAGCTTTAATGACGCGGTTCACCAAAGATTACGACTTCACTATCATTGATACACCGGCAATTAATGTCGATGCCGAAGCGCCAATTTTAGGTAAAATGGCAGATGGAGTCTTATTAGTTGTCCGTCCTGGAGTATCAGATGCGAATAATGCGGCTTTAGCTAAGCAGTTTCTTCAGCAGTCGAACCAAAACATTTTAGGATTAGTTGTTAATGGTGTGGTACCCGAAAACGAACCGCAAAGTTATTACTATTTCTCGCAAGAGTACAACACTGCAAATGCGAATTCGGCACCAACAGCGGTACAGCCCAAGGCAAAAAAATAG